A window of Barnesiella propionica genomic DNA:
AATTCCGGCTATAATGAGACCTATGATATGGGGAATTCTTAAACGATTCAGTAAAATAGGAGCGAATAGTATAATAATCAGTACAATAAAGAATATTAGTACCGGATTCGTAATGGGTAATGCGGTCATTATACTATCCATATATATGATTATTGAGATATTAAATGTATTTATACGTAAAATACTCTACAAATTTATGAAAAATATTTGGATTATATCGAAGGGTATCTGGATATTGTCATGCAAAAAAGACTTGTATTATTCTCGTTAATTCTATGTAAAGAGTACATTTATTTTATGAGAACGACCGGATAATTTAATTTTATGGCGATAAATAGATTAAGTCATTCAAAATGTTGTATATTTGCGCAAATTTAACGTGTTTTGTAAATGAAATATGTGAAATAGATGTAGTTTTAATTCCTATTATTTATAAAAGTAAAGAGAAATGAAAGTTGCTATTGTGGGTGCCAGTGGTGCCGTAGGCCAGGAATTTCTTCGCGTTTTAGACGAAAGAAATTTTCCGTTAGATGAATTGCTGTTGTTTGGTTCGGCCAGAAGTGCTGGTAATAAATATACCTTTAAGGGTAAAGAAATTACAGTTAAAGAACTGAAACATAACGACGATTTTAAGGGCGTAGACATAGCATTCACATCGGCCGGAGCCGGTATTTCAAAAGAATTTGCCGATACGATAACCAAATACGGGGCGGTGATGATAGATAACTCCAGTGCATTTCGTATGGATGAGGAAGTTCCTTTGGTCGTTCCCGAAGTGAACGGTGCAGATGCCTTTGTACGTCCGCGGGGTATAATTGCAAATCCGAATTGTACAACGATTCAGATGGTAGTTACGCTGAAAGCTATTGAAAATATTTCGCATATTACGCGTGTACATGTTTCTACTTATCAGGCTGCCAGCGGGGCTGGTGCTTCGGCCATGCAGGAATTGAAAAAACAATATGAACAGTTGTTGAACGGCGAAGAGCCTACGGTTGAGAAATTTTATTATCAACTGGCATATAACCTTATTCCTCAGGTAGATGTTTTTACTGACAATCTGTATACAAAAGAGGAAATGAAAATGTACCATGAAACCCGCAAGATTATGCATTCCGATATACAGGTAAGTGCCACATGTGTAAGGGTTCCTGTTATGAGGGCCCATTCGGAAGCCATCTGGCTGGAAACCGAACAACCGGTTTCTGTAGAAGCAGCACGTGAGGCTTTCTCAAAAGCAGAGGGTATTGTTCTTCGCGACGATCCGGCTGATAAAATTTATCCGATGCCTTTGGATGTTGCCGGAAAAGATCCGGTGTATGTAGGTCGCATTCGTGCCGATATAACTAATTCTAATGGTTTGACTTTTTGGGCGGTCAGCGATCAGATAAAAAAAGGTGCGGCATTGAATGCTGTTCAAATTGCCGAATATTTGTTAAAGCACCAATGATAAATTTTAAGTAAAGAACGAAAAGAAATATTGCATCAATAAAAACGACCGGAAAAAATTCCGGTCGTTTTTATTGATGCAAGTATATCGTGCTCTTTTATTTATTACTTAAAACCGTGGTAACAACAATACTTCGTTTTCCCGAAGGCGTGATTACAACGCTTTTGACTATTCTCTCTTCGCCTGCAGGAACAGTTATCGTAACCGGTTTTGTATAAAGTTTATTGAATGCATACGGTATGCGTCCGTCGATGGTATAAAATATATTTGCACCTTTTACGGGCACTTTATAATTCAGAGTATATGAGCTTGTTTTAATCGTGTCATTTACTGCCCCTATCGGTTCGGGTACGCGATAAGTAAGACCGGCGTTATCAAAGACGGCCAGATGTTCCGGCAAACGGTTTTCGGAAAAGTCGGCCCAGTTCTTTTTTTCCACCGGAGTCCATGCTATTTCAGATAAAGCCAATATACGGGGAAGTACCATATAAAATGCTTTATTCGGAGTCTGTATGAATTCGACCCATAAATTTGCTTGTACACCTTTGATATGTTGTTTTTCGGTGTCGTTAAGTTCGCTCGGGGTTGGATTGTATCCGTAGATTTTATCTAATGTAAGGAACATTTTGTTATTATCGTTGATCGTATTCGGTTCTTCGTCGGAAACGGCCGCTCTTTTATCGAAATACAAGAACTCTCCGGGGGTCATTATCGCATCATGATGCATCTGTGCTGCCGCGATTCCACCTTTGGTTCCCCTCCAGCTCATGACGGTAGCGTTGGGAGCTAATCCCCCTTCCAGTATTTCATCCCATCCGATGATGTTCCGTCCTTTTTTATTCAAATATTTTTCTACACGATGTACAAAATAAGATTGTAGTTCATTTTCATCTTTCAGCTTTTCCTTTTTGATTCTTTTCTGGCAGTAGGGACATTCTTTCCATCGGATTTTAGGACATTCATCACCTCCGATATGTATATATTCCGATGGGAATATTTCTATGATTTCGTCCAATACGCCTTCTGCGAATTTAAAGGTTGCTTCTTTTCCCGGACAGAAAACTTCTTTGTGGACATCCCAGTGGCATGAAACTTCGAAAGGACCGGGATTATCTCCGCATGCCAGTTCGGGATAAGCAGCCAGTGCAGCCGTCGCGTGTCCCGGAAATTCGATCTCGGGGATTACCGTAATATATTTGGATGCAGCGTAAGCTACGATTTCTTTTGCTTCTTCTTGAGTGTAATATCCTCCGTAGGGAATATCGTCATATGTTTTTGTTTTAGCAATAAGGGTACATTTTCTTTTACTGCCTATTTCGGTAAGCAATGGATATTTTTTTATCTCTATTCTCCAGCCCTGGTCATCACTCAGGTGCCAGTGAAAAGTATTTATTTTATATTGTGCCAAAAGATCAATATATTGTTTGATGAATTCCATGGGAAAAATGTGCCGGCATACGTCCAGCATGGCACCCCGATAACCGTACCGGGGATAATCTTTGATTTGGGCAAAAGGAACTGTACCGTTTTGATTGTCTATCATTTGTGCAAGAGTCTGCAATCCGTAAAATACTCCCTTTTCCTGAGGTGCTGTAATTATAACACCTTCGTTATTCACAGTGAGGAGATATCCTTCGGCAGGAACATTGGCAGCGGGATCGAGCTGAAGGGTAAGAGTTCCTCTGTCGCAACTGAGTTTATTAAAATCTTTTACCCTATTGCCGACAATTGTTTCCGCAAAAGAAATCAGGTTTATCGGAGAAATTTTAAATCCGTTCACTTTGATTTTTGCAGCTTTCAGGTTGTACTCCCCTTCCTGCAATTGGACTTCCACCGGTTGGGGAATAACGTGTAATGATCGTCCTAAAGCGTATTCGCTGGTAAGAATAAGTATGAGAAAAAGAAAGAACACTTTTTTCATGGCACAATTATGATTTAAAATTAATATGTATGCAAATATAATAAAATATTTTATTATCTCTAAAATTCTTTTAGTGGTATTTTATTTATATGTGCTATTGAAATTTTCCTTATCAAACTAAAGAATTGCGTATGAGCATTAAAGAAAAAGTAAAGTTAGGATATCGGGATAAAGTAGTAACATGATAAAAGTAAAATTTTCACAGATATATCGAGAGTGGATAACAAAATTTTATAGAGCTGTATCACGTAGAATATATAGAAATATAAGAACTCGACAAGGGGGATAAGGGATATCGGAATCAGCTTAAGCTGTTGTCTTATTTTTTATTTGCCTGGGTCGAGTTGTACCGGATTTGCACAGGATACTCATACAGAGTTTTTTTATTTCCTCTTATAAAGTTCGGGAAATATTTTAAGCAAAATGGCCGTATATTGTTAACTGTTTTCGTATTGTCAGCCATACTGTTGCAGGTGGCTATCATACTTGTAAGCTGATTGGAGATATATATGAGATAATCCGAAATCAATGTAAATAGTCTAATATTAGATCATGATGATAGTGGTAGCTCCAAATTGTAATATTGATGCTTTACCATCCGGAGGTAGAACCTCCTCCTCCGGTCATTCCTCCTCCAAACCCTCCGCTGAATCCTCCTCCGCCCCGGTTTCCTCGTCCGGCTGCCGAGGCTGCTATAATAATAGGTATGATATAAGATTTCCGTATCGTTTTATGACAATGCTCACAATAATATATTTTTTCTCCCATTCCTTGTGAAAGAGTGGTTGCATGACGCACGATGTGATCTTTTTGCAAACTAAATGCCTTTGTGTGGCAATTAGGACATTCGGTATACCCACACATGTTGTTCTCATAAGGATATACCTGTGTGTCGCCGCATTTGTCACATAGCCAGACGTCGTAATCTACCGAATTTATTTTTTCTTCGGTGTTTTCTTGCGGGGTAAGATAAAAGTTATCTTCTTCTTCATTCAATTTTCTCATAGGAGCACCACATTGCTCGCATTTGCGAGGTTCGTTGCGCAGTCGTTTCAATGAAGAGGCGACCCACCAATAAAGAAATAGAGTAAAGACCGGAAAAATAAATGATGCCGATAATAAAAATACTTTATAAGTTTTTAAAGCTTTATATTTTTCGTATGGATTATGGTCTTTTTTTCTTCGTTTGGCTGTAAGAATGATGGCAAGCATGATAAAAGAGAAAATAACAGAGAAGGTCAGATAGCCGCTAATGAGCGATATTGCCGAAAATTCTTCATTCTCTCTTACTGCCGTAAGTTCTTCGGTGGCTCCAGGTGTGGTAAGGACTTTTGTAATGGTACCGACACCATTGATGAACCCGTTGTCATAATCTCCTTTTTTGAAATAGGGCAGCATATCTCTCGTTTGTATACGTTTGCAAATAGCATCGGGCAATACCCCCTCTACACCATATCCGGTGCGGAAAGTGATTTTTCGCTGATCCAGTACAAAAAGGATAAGGACGCCGTTGTCTTTGCTTCTTTTGCCTATTCCCCACGAGGAAAAAAGATCGGTGGCGAATATATCTATGTCTTTGTTTCCGATAGATTCTACTACTACGACAGCTATTTCCGCGGTATTCTCTGCCTGCATTTGATAAAGCATTTGGTCGAGGGTGGCGACTGTCTTATCGGAAAGGATACCATCGGGATTACTCACGAATAGTCTTCCATCGTTCAGATGGACATTCGGTATGTTTTCGACCGTATATTCTTTAGCATATAACTGGGCCGAGATAAATATAAATATGAGTATAAACAGACGGGTAATTTTCATTGCGATTGTTTTTTGTGGATTAAAGAGCCGGAAGGCTCATGCCGTTTATTTTTCTGTAAAGGTCTAGCGCATAGACATCTGTCATCCCCGATATGTAATCGATAACTGCCTGTATTTTCCCGTATAATGTATCGGCATTGGTCTCGTATTGACCGGGAACTTTATTGAGCAATAGCTGAGAATAAGCTTTTTCGGGATATTGTACGGCGTTGATCAGTTTATCCAATAAAATAGATATAATACGATTACCCGCTAATTCTATGTCTAATACGTCGGAGGATTTGTAGATGCTTTTCCAGGCTACGTCTGAACAATCGGAATAAGCTTTGCACGGTAGTCCTTCGATTTTTTCTATAAGGATTCCCTCGAAACGGCCTTCCAGGATAGCATCTTCTTCATTGCAAAAAACTTTTGAACATTCATCTACTAAGGTGCCTATGACACAGGATCGCAAATAAGCGATTTGTTCGTTCACATCATTGACCAACCGCATAACTTCTTGGATATGTTCTAATCTCTCTCCTTCGAAAAAGCCGAGAAAAAGTTCTTTGGTCTTTTCGGTAGTGAGGATTTTCAGTTTATGAGCGTCTTCTATGTCCATTACCTGATAGCAGATATCGTCTGCAGCTTCTACGAGATATACCAGAGGATGGCGATGGTAACGTAAGCCGCTGTTGCCGTCTGCCAACATGCCTAATTCTTCGGCTACTTTTATGAAATAATCTTTTTCGGAAGTAAAGAAGCCTGATTTCCCTTTTCGGGTTGATAACGAGGCTGCATAAGGATATTTAACTATAGAGGCGAGAGTAGAGTAGGTCATGGCGAATCCCCCTGGGCGGCGTCCGTTAAACTGGTGTGTCAATAGCCGGAAAGCATTGGCATTTCCTTCAAAATGAGTCAGATCCTGCCATTCTTCCGGCTGTAACTGAAATTGTAGCGGAAGTCCGTTCCCTTCTGAAAAATATGTTGCTATCGCTCTTTCTCCCGAGTGTCCGAAAGGAGGATTCCCCATATCATGTGCCAGGCATCCAGCCGCGACAATGGCACCTATTTCATTTAGTTTTTCCCGCCAGGGTTCTTCTTTGTATTTTTCCAGAAGACGCGTTGTGACATTGTGCCCTAAAGAGCGTCCTACACAAGATACTTCCAGACTATGTGTCAGTCTGTTATGAACGAATACACTTCCCGGCAAAGGGAATACCTGAGTTTTATTCTGTAATCTTCGGAAAGGAGCGGAGAATACGAGCCGGTCATAATCCCGCTGGAAATCGGTTCGGCTGTGCTGCCTGTTGTCATGATATTTTTCCATCCCGAATCGTTTGGACGAAATAAGTTTGTCCCATTCCATTCTCCGTTTTTTTCCAGAAGTACTATTGAGAGTCATATTCATTATCCTGTTTTTTATATAGATTGCAAATGTAATAAATTCATGTAGCATATAATAAGATAAGAAGTGCTAATTCCTGAGATTTTGTTTTAATTCATTTAAAAATAAACAATTCGCTGTAAAGTTTGCTTAGTTTTCGTTATTTTCGCACATTAATCGAAATGGAATTTTTCTTATGAATGTAAAAGTAAAAATTATAAATAAATCCAAACATGAATTACCCGCTTACGGAACGCTCTTTTCTGCGGGTATGGATATTCGCGCCAATCTGGATAATCCTGTAGTAGTAGAACCTATGCAGAGGATACTGATACCTACGGGACTATATATGGCTTTGCCGGAAGGTTTCGAAGCGCAGATACGTCCCCGTAGCGGATTGGCATTAAAACATGGGATAGGGATACTTAATTCTCCCGGAACTATTGATGCAGACTATCGTGGTGAAATAGGGATTATACTGATAAATCTTTCTGATAAACCGTTTGAAATAAAAGATGGTGAACGTATATGCCAGATGGTGGTGAAAGAATTTTGTAGAGTAGAGTGGGAAGAAACCGATACATTAGAAGAAACCGACCGTGGCGCGGGAGGTTTCGGTCATACAGGCGTACAATAAAAAGTATATGAATAAATTCAAAATAACAGTGGTCTTGCTTTTGTGCGGGTTACTTATGTCATGCGGAACCGGACGAAAGAGCATAAAAGCGGAATCAGGACTCTCACCACAAGAACAGAGAAAATTCGATTATTTTTTTCTGGAAGCATTACGTATGAATTCTTTGGAAAAAGAAGATGCTGCATTCGATCTTTTGAAAAGAGCTGCGGAGATAGATACGGCGAGTGCTGTCGTACAATATGAATTGTCTACATATTATTTACAGGTAGGTCAGACCGAAAAAGCATATAACAGTCTGCATGCGGCTGCCGAAAAGGAAAAAGATAATTTTTGGTATAATACTTTGTATGCGCGGCTGGCAAGCCGCTTAGGACAGTATGATGAAGCTATACGTGTGTATAAGCGTCTCGTTGCACAGAATCCGGGAAAACCGGAGATCAATTATTCTTTAGCAGAGGCGTATGTCAATAAAGGTGATTTTAAAGAAGCAATTGCTTGTTATGATCGTTTGGAAGAGTCTATGGGGAAAATGGATCTGATTACGGCTCAAAAGATGGCTTTATATCATAAAGCAGGCGATGAGAAAAGTGTTATTGCTGAGGCTGAAAAACTGGTGGCTGCTTATCCCAAGAATATAGCTTATATGATGTTGCTGGCAGATGTTTATATTGAGGCAGGCAGGGACTCGGATGTATTGGAGTTATATAAAAAAGCAGAAGAGGAAGATCCTAATAATGGGTATTTATTACTTTCCCGTGCCGGATATTATGAGAAAAAAGGAGATATAGAGGCTTATGAAGCGGAAATCCATAATGCCCTTCTTAATATGAATCTCGATATAGAAACAAAGTTGAGGATATTTACGACATACATAAGTGACAAGTTACAGAAAAAAGAGAATTTAGACCAGATAGAACCATTGTTTAAGGAGATGCTGGAGATATATCCTCAGGAGGAATCGGTTCATAAGTTGTATGCCAGTTATTTATTGTCCCGTCAGGAATTTGACAAAGCAAAAGAGCAGTTGTCTGTTGCCGTAGATCTGAACCCCGCGAATATAGAGAGCTGGATGCAGCTGATGGGTATTGCGATGAACCGTAAGGATTTTTCTTCGGTCGTGGAAACCGGAAAAAGAGCATTGACTTATTTGCCGGAAGAGAAAGACTTGTACTTGTATACTTCGGTGGGTTATAGCCAGACAGGAAGTTATGATGAAGCGGCCGCTTTGTTGGAGAAGGGGCTCGGTTATGTAGCCAAGGAGGATGTGAATACTATTTCGGATTTTTATGGCCAGTTAGGAGATGTTTATCATAGCGCCGGAAAACCGGAAAAGGCGTATGAAGCTTATGAAAAGGCTCTGGAGTATAATAGTCGTAATGTGGGTGTACTGAATAATTACAGTTATTATTTGTCCCTGGAGAAAAAAGATTTGCAGAAAGCGGAGAGAATGAGTGCCGAGACGGTAAAGGCCGAACCGGACAATGCGACTTTTCTGGATACTTATGCCTGGATATTTTTTCAGCAAGGAAATTACACTCTTGCAAAACTGTATATGGAAAGTGCAATGAGTAAGACGAAGGAAGAAAGTCCCGATATGCTCGAACATTACGGTGATATTCTTGCTAAACTGGGACAAATGGAAGAAGCGGTCGAAAATTGGAAGAAATCAAAAGAGGCCGGAAATGAATCTCCGGTATTGAAAAAGAAAATAGAATTGAAAAAATATATCGAACCATGAAACATATAATAATATGTTTGTCAGTAATTTCTTTATTATTTGCCAGTTGTAAAACTCCTAAAAGCGCAACTGAAATACCCGTTCGGGTCAAGTCGGAAGTGAAAAAACAATATGACCGCATATTGGAAAAACATAACGAGTGGAAAACGTTTACGGCAAAGGCAAATATTTCTATTTCTCAGAAACAAGGAAGTTCTATAAGTTCGGCATTGCAGATACAGATGATCAGGGATAGTGTCATACTGGTATCGGTGCGCCCTCTGCTCGGCTTTGAGGTGGCCCGTTTTCAGATGACAAAAGACAGTGTAAAGGTTGTTGAAAAGATGGGAAAACGCTGTATTGCAGAAGCATTGCCTGCACTCGGCAGTATGTTCCCGTCCGGAATGTCTTTGACGGTTGCGCAGGATGTTTTGATCAACCGCATATTCTTGTTGGGAGACGATGAATTAAACAAAAATAATTTTTCTTCTTTCGATATAAAGGAAGAAGACAGCGAATCCTGGTGGATGTCTCCACTGGAACAACCGTCTTCATTTAATTATGATTTTCTTTTGCAGAATGACCGGTTGGTTACTACGATGGTTTCCAGCAAAAGTGGAAATAAACAGGTAGTATGTAATTATACGCAATTTGAAACTGTGGGTGGCCATGAGTTGCCGCAATGGGTACAGATAAAGACGAGTGGATTCTCTTCCGCACCTTCTTTATCGTTGCGTTATGATGTTTCTTCTATTTCCTGGAATAAGAATGTAAAAAATGAATTCCCCGATATATCACGTTATTCTCAAGTTTCAATAGATATGTTGTTAAAAATGTTCGCTAAATGAAAAGACTTTTAGCTATATTTTTGTTTACAGTAATTCCTTTGCTTGCTTTTTCCGATGTTCCTTCTATGAAGGATCTGAAGCAGCAACAAAGAGAGGCGTTAAAAGCAATAGAAGAAACCAGTAAGAAGCTGGCTTCTACAAAGAAAAATGCCCGTAATTCTTTATATGAACTGAATGCAATTACATCCGAAATAAAAACGCAGAGGGGAATCATCGAAACTTTGAATAAAGAGATTTCTATGGTGAACCGACGGAATAGGGCTGTAAGTGATACGATTTATTTGTTGCAGAAAGAACTGAATGCGAAGAAAGCCAGTTATGCTAAAGCTGTCCGGGGCATGGGACACCGTCATTCCGAATATGATGAACTAATGTTTATTTTTTCAGCGTCGTCCTTGAGCCAGTCATACCGGAGAGTACGTTATTTGAAAGAATATTCGGCCTGGAGGAAACGACAGGCTTCGGAAATTATTTCCCGTCAGGAAGAGCTAAAAGTACAAAAAGCGAAACTGGAGAGAATTATAGCAGAAAAAAAAGCATTGTTAGGGGAACGGAATGTAGAGGCTGAAAAATTAAAGAAGAAAGAAAATAGTAAGCGGAGTATTGTTGCTGACCTGAAAAAGCAGGAAAAGAGTTTGCAGAGGGATTTGAAAAAAAGGCAGCAACAGGCCGATGCTCTTAACCGTAAACTAGAACAACTGATTGCGGAGGAAGAACGCAAAGCTGCTGAAAGGGCGGCGAAACTGGCTCAAAAAGAAAGTACCGGAAAAAAAGGATCGGAAGCGGCCTCGAAACCTAAATCGACAGGCGGATATAAAATGACAAAAGAGGAGCAAGCTCTTTCAGGCAGTTTCGAGAAGAATAAAGGTCGTTTACCTTTTCCGCTTTCGGGCAGTTACCGGATCGTAGGGCATTTCGGTATGCAACAACATCCTGAATTGAAATATGTGAAAATTAATAATAACGGCATTGAGATACAAACGACTCCCGGGAATGTGGCGAAAACTGTATTTGGCGGGGTTGTTTCAAGGGTATTTGTTACGCCGGGTTATAATACATCGGTAATTGTACGGCATGGAAATTATCTGACGATTTATGCTAATTTGAGCGAAGTGTATGTCAAAGCCGGAGATAAATTATCGGCCCGACAGAGTGTCGGTAAAATATATTCCGATCCTGAAGAAGGAAACAGGACTATTCTCCATTTTCAGATATGGAAAGAAAGAACGAAACTCGATCCTGAACAATGGATTAACTAACTTCGGATGCTTAAGTAGAAGAGATACTATGGAAATAAAAAGATATACGCCGGAGAATAAAATATTATGGAATTCTTTTGTGAATTCTTCCAAGAACGGCACATTCCTTTTTCTCCGGGAATATATGGAATATCATGCCGACCGGTTTACCGATCATTCTTTATTGGTGTATGAAGGAAATAAATTATTGGCCGTTCTGCCTGCCCATGAAGTGGGAAATGCTTTTTATTCCCATCGTGGATTAACCTATGGCAGCCTTGTATTGTCTGTAAAAAATACATCCGGTGAAGTCTTGGATATATTTGGCACTATAGTTTCTTATTTAAAAGAAAACGGTTTTATTTCCTGGGAATATAAATGTGTTCCTCATATATATCATACTTATCCGGCTGAAGAAGATTTGTATGCTTTATTCCGTTATAATGCAAGGTTAATAGCCCGTAATATTTCTATTGCCATTCCTATGGAGAATCGTATTCGGTTCAGCCGGGTACGTCGCAGGGCTATTTCACGGGCCGACGAAGAAGGTGTAGTTATACGAGAATCTAATAACTTCGTTCCTTTCTGGAAGGTTCTTACTGAAAATTTGCAATCACGCTTCGGGGTATTTCCCGTTCATACAGTAGAGGAGATTACTTATTTAAACTCTTTATTTCCTGACAGAATCCGTTTGTTTGATGCATGGTTGGGAGATGAAATCATAGGAGGATGTACGGTTTATGATACGGGACAGACTTTACATGTGCAATATTCATCTGCAACTCCTCATGGAAAAGAGATTGGCGCAATAGATGTTTTGTATCGCCATTTAATCGATCAGGTATATATACATAAAAAATATATAGAATTCGGACAATCGACAGAGCAGATGGGACATTATTTAAATAAAGGGCTCATAGCACAAAAGGAAGGATTCGGAGGAAGAGGTGTCGTTTATGATATCTACCAACTTGACATATAATCCTTATAATGGAGAAAACGGAAGACATAAGAAATTATCGGCGTATAGTGAAAGCGACCGGATTATTCGGAGGCGTTCAGGTCATTAATATTTTATGTTCGCTCGTTAAGACCAAATTGATTGCAGTTTGGCTTGGAGCCGAAGGCGTCGGGCTCATCGGATTATACAATACGACGGTGGATATGATGACTTCTCTTACGGGCCTCGGATTAAGGAACAGTTCGGTAAGAGATATTACGCATGCTGTGAAATCGGGGGATGAAAGAAAAATTCAGGAAACTAAATTAGTGGTTCGTCGTTGGTCCTGGTTCGTCGGATTATTGGGTTCGGTTGTTTTACTGACTTTGGCGCCTTGTCTCAGCCGCTGGACTTTTGGTAATGACAAATATATGTGGGGATTTGTTATCCTTTCGTGTACGATGTTGTTGAAAGCTTTAACCGATGGAGAGCAGGCTATTTTACAAGGGAGTAAACGACTTAAGAAACTTGCCCGATGTTCGGTATGGGGAGCGGTAGCCGGCACGGTTTTTTCCCTTCCGTTGTATTATTTCTTCGGACTGGATGGTATTGTGCCTTCTTTGGTATTGTATGCCGTTTCACTGTGGACCGCAACTTTTTTGTCACGGGATAAAGAGCCAATGCGCAGTGTGGAATCATTGTCATATAAAGAAACCTGGCAAAAAGGGCGTACAATGGCTTCTTTGGGAATATTTATGACTGTAAGTGGTTTTGTTACCACTTTATTTTCATATCTTTTTATTACTTATCTGAATTACCGGGGAGGAACGGCCGATGTCGGTTATTATCAGGCCGGATATACACTGGTCACCCGTTATGTGGGACTTATATTTACTGCGATGGGTATGGAATATTATCCCAGACTTTCTGCCGTGAGCGAAGATAAAGAGACGTTATCAAAATATGTTTCACAGCAGGCGGAAATATCTTTATTGATTTTAGCCCCGTTAGTTTGTATGTTTCTTATATGCCGGGAGTGGATCATACATTTGTTATATACATCGCAGTTCGTAATAATAGAAGGTTATCTTTCCTGGGCTATTTTAGGTACGTTATTTAAAGCTGTTTCGTGGTCTTTAGGTTTCATTTTATTGGCTAAAGGAGTCGGTAAATTGTTTTTAATAACCGAGATTTTATCTAATTTGACACTGTTTGCACTGAATCTTGGAGGATATCATTTCTTGGGACTTACGGGTATCGGTATTTCTTATATGGCGGGATATTTTATATATATGACAGGCATGTATATTCTTTGCCGCATGAAATATGGAATTCGTTTTAATAGATCATTCAGGTCTGTTTTTATAATCATATTGGTTCTGTGTCTGGGTACTTTTATATCCTATATGTTCAGATTAAACTGGTTAATGATGGGAATAACGATATTCGTATGTTTATATTCTATGATATATCTGAAGAAGAAAATTTTATAAATGTGGGGATATGAAACTTAATATTTTGATTTGTACATTTAATGACGGGATATATCGTGTACCTGATGTTTTATTGCCTCAGAGAGAAGATGTGTCATATATTGTTTCATTTCAATATACTGAGCAAAGTTTCTTGGTACCTGAAATATTAATTAAAAGACCGGATGTAAAGGTTTATTCATATTTGGGAAAAGGCTTATGCCGCAATCGTAATTATGCGCTTTCACATGCTTCGGGTGATTTGGCTATGATTGCCGATGATGATGTCCGTTATAAACCGGAGTATATAGATGAAATTATTGATATATTTAGTAAAGAAGACAGTCTTGATGTTTTATTAGGAAAAATAAAAACCGAAATCGGAGATCCCCCGTATAAAAAGTATCCCGCCCGTTCGTTTAAATATGAAGGACTGAGTAGAAAATATCATGCATCCTCTGTAGAAATGGTCTTTCGTATCAATAAAATTAAAGATTATCTCTTTTTTGACGAACG
This region includes:
- a CDS encoding O-antigen translocase; its protein translation is MEKTEDIRNYRRIVKATGLFGGVQVINILCSLVKTKLIAVWLGAEGVGLIGLYNTTVDMMTSLTGLGLRNSSVRDITHAVKSGDERKIQETKLVVRRWSWFVGLLGSVVLLTLAPCLSRWTFGNDKYMWGFVILSCTMLLKALTDGEQAILQGSKRLKKLARCSVWGAVAGTVFSLPLYYFFGLDGIVPSLVLYAVSLWTATFLSRDKEPMRSVESLSYKETWQKGRTMASLGIFMTVSGFVTTLFSYLFITYLNYRGGTADVGYYQAGYTLVTRYVGLIFTAMGMEYYPRLSAVSEDKETLSKYVSQQAEISLLILAPLVCMFLICREWIIHLLYTSQFVIIEGYLSWAILGTLFKAVSWSLGFILLAKGVGKLFLITEILSNLTLFALNLGGYHFLGLTGIGISYMAGYFIYMTGMYILCRMKYGIRFNRSFRSVFIIILVLCLGTFISYMFRLNWLMMGITIFVCLYSMIYLKKKIL
- a CDS encoding glycosyltransferase family 2 protein; this encodes MKLNILICTFNDGIYRVPDVLLPQREDVSYIVSFQYTEQSFLVPEILIKRPDVKVYSYLGKGLCRNRNYALSHASGDLAMIADDDVRYKPEYIDEIIDIFSKEDSLDVLLGKIKTEIGDPPYKKYPARSFKYEGLSRKYHASSVEMVFRINKIKDYLFFDERFGLGSEYLSGGEETIFLHDCINRSLLVKYFPVDIVEHPYESSGKNKNSFLSLRTKGAVYSYVYGKTAFLYIGKEVLSLWVKKRLNPFFTLRYLLEGMKYQRTSVKFRFNVPTKNQDIAEPL